A single window of Aspergillus flavus chromosome 4, complete sequence DNA harbors:
- a CDS encoding putative PHD transcription factor has protein sequence MVAPASTGGNSTGGQPPASRQPTRSSSTHPSHSHNVPLSARRSTPLDLSTVERRGQPNAPREPSKRIRPHGLQEAPTFRPTEEEFKDPEKYIRKIAPEGKKYGICRIIPPEGWQPPFAIDTERFHFKTRRQELNSVEGGTRANLNYLDQLAKFHKQHGTNLNRFPSVDKRPLDLYKLKKAVEVRGGFDQVCKMKKWAEIGRDLGYSGKIMSSLSTSLKNSYQRWLQPYEEYLRVAKPGVQQQLELEHGGPYTPSPHQSPMAKKPMPLDNGTSHMLPKGTMSVPPSAPQSTPREVEATPDKPTPPIEPTPSRPIASGFTPVNASSGFTAVNRSPSFVAVNNNPTIKREIENGSLTPKSVAEHPSISTPVSNGHGHHTKRAISHESGSQTENGDDPNGRRSKRLRKDAPLPTIAGSHMSLLRPAPPRARKSDGRKTGDKCENCGKSEDISSILVCDSCEQGYHKYCLDPPLTTIPEYDWHCPKCLVGTGEFGFEEGGVYSLKQFQEKANNFKKSYFASKMPFDPVLNSHRRESEDDVEREFWRLVESLTETVEVEYGADIHSTTHGSGFPTIERNPLDPYSVDPWNLNVLPFHGDSLFRHIKSDISGMTVPWVYVGMCFSTFCWHNEDHYAYSANYQHFGATKTWYGIPGADAEAFEEAMRQAVPELFEGQPDLLFQLVTLMPPDQLRKAGVNVYALDQRAGQFVITFPQAYHAGFNHGFNFNEAVNFAPADWEPWGAMGVERLQDFRRHPCFSHDELLLTAAARDTSITTAKWLSPALQRTCTRELSERASFFSRHREVAPHHCTLGSEDAMDIGGCQLKFVVEDEDLPEEDYQCQWCKAYAYLTQFRCHKTGKTVCLSHIDMNVCCGEPLKQKLLGPDHTLRYRFSDEALKALVQKVQDRARIPEAWGEKLDKTLEDEPRPQLKVLHNLLSEGEKIPYHLPGLQDLAAFVQRCDKWVEEATNYITRKQQNRRKNEKAWRRSSSKAAQLEERDREVRRVENIYALLAEADKLSFDCPQMASLEEKTREIEKFRQDVNVALMNPHIRSVQEVEDLVESARNFNVDIPEVEGLEHILRQMKWNEEARRKRDQYLTLKDCQELILAGEQLGLSDTNDHLVYFKDLCRHGEAWEAKAKELMSVEAVHYQQLEALSAQASRFPVSPETLSAVDAILTKQREAQKKIQSLYERSKDPEFRNRPKYKEVRELMESLEELNSRPTGAIDLEREQKRHEDWMRKGKKLFGKANAPLHILKSHMEYVEKRNSYCFDLEDRCRPPVEPSSRDNTPDGLLDNNNITPSMWGGGKSRKRDVFCICRHSEAGMMIECEVCHEWYHGKCLKIARGKVKEFDKYTCPICDWRQKIPRDAARPKLEDLLDWQAEVAGLPFQPDEEQTLDNIINQAVGFRDFLHGFTNAACTTTEEVPTLIFYLRKIEGAEVLLAYETNFFRQEIHKWAPVAPEPPPILEQSLSTRKPRPTKQQKIMAQLGVDRPEDLPPHLRTKHPSRKSIDLQSGKSSLLPESQTSGDGSNSDSNRGEPTLAPMTDAQNPPYPFSANYSLPASDSTPAFAPSSSAFLPHVAAHSPSFPARSPSPSHEGLDASLFSSPRFNRDPDDGPPGVDVDNENPFDSSPRQNLDDVFADLTNQDAEPEPEPGQEPELMENTHANEALEVLDASNGDRSETPQDEEPQDDKSSAEVNGAVEADRSTEDL, from the exons ATGGTGGCTCCGGCCTCGACGGGAGGCAACTCGACTGGCGGACAGCCTCCGGCGAGCCGTCAACCCACCCGATCCTCTAGCACCCACCCGTCGCATTCTCACAATGTACCCTTAAGTGCTCGACGGTCTACACCTCTCGACTTGTCCACGGTTGAGCGACGTGGACAGCCCAATGCCCCTCGAGAGCCAAGTAAACGTATCCGACCTCACGGTTTACAAGAGGCACCTACGTTTCGGCCGACTGAGGAGGAATTCAAGGATCCGGAAAAATATATCCGTAAGATAGCGCCCGAAGGCAAGAAATATGGAATCTGTAGGATCATTCCACCAGAAGGCTGGCAACCGCCGTTTGCCATTGACACagag CGATTCCACTTCAAAACCCGCCGACAGGAGCTCAACTCGGTTGAAGGAG GAACCCGAGCAAATCTAAACTATCTCGATCAGCTGGCCAAATTCCACAAACAACATGGGACCAATCTCAACCGTTTTCCGAGCGTCGATAAACGCCCTCTGGATTTGTACAAGTTGAAAAAGGCTGTCGAGGTTAGGGGTGGTTTTGACCAAGTGTgcaagatgaagaaatggGCAGAGATTGGCCGCGATCTTGGCTACAGTGGCAAAATCATGTCTTCACTTTCAACATCGCTGAAGAATTCCTATCAGCGATGGCTCCAACCATACGAAGAGTACCTCCGCGTGGCTAAGCCCGGGGTGCAGCAACAATTGGAGCTAGAACATGGTGGCCCTTACACACCATCACCTCATCAGTCGCCTATGGCTAAAAAGCCCATGCCACTTGACAATGGCACGTCACACATGCTACCCAAGGGAACAATGAGTGTCCCGCCGTCAGCTCCGCAGAGCACTCCTAGGGAGGTTGAAGCAACCCCAGATAAACCAACACCTCCAATTGAGCCGACGCCTTCTCGGCCAATAGCTTCTGGGTTCACACCCGTGAATGCTAGTTCGGGATTTACTGCTGTCAACCGGTCGCCATCTTTTGTAGCAGTAAACAACAATCCGACCATAAAGCGTGAAATTGAGAATGGCTCTTTGACACCGAAAAGTGTCGCCGAGCATCCTTCAATCTCGACTCCTGTCTCTAATGGCCATGGCCATCACACAAAGCGCGCGATTAGCCACGAAAGTGGTTCTCAAACTGAAAATGGAGATGACCCGAACGGTCGGCGTAGTAAGCGTCTTCGCAAAG ATGCGCCTTTACCTACAATTGCCGGTTCACATATGAGTCTTCTTCGGCCCGCCCCGCCCCGGGCACGGAAGAGTGACGGCCGAAAGACGGGTGAT AAATGTGAGAATTGTGGCAAATCCGAAGACATCTCCTCGATCCTGGTGTGCGATAGTTGCGAGCAAGGATATCACAAGTACTGTCTTGACCCCCCTCTGACTACCATCCCCGAATACGATTGGCACTGCCCAAAATGCCTGGTAGGCACAGGGGAGTTTGGCTTCGAGGAAGGAGGAGTCTACTCGCTTAAACAGTTTCAAGAAAAGGCAAATAACTTCAAAAAGAGTTATTTCGCCTCAAAGATGCCCTTTGATCCTGTCCTCAACAGTCATAGACGGGAGTCTGAGGACGACGTGGAACGCGAGTTCTGGAGATTAGTGGAGAGCCTGACAGAGACCGTTGAAGTAGAGTATGGTGCTGACATACATTCGACTACTCACGGTAGTGGATTTCCTACTATTGAACGGAATCCTCTTGATCCTTATTCAGTTGACCCTTGGAACCTGAatgttcttcctttccacgGTGACTCATTATTCCGCCATATCAAGTCGGACATCTCTGGCATGACAGTCCCCTGGGTTTATGTCGGCATGTGTTTCTCAACATTCTGCTGGCATAATGAAGACCATTATGCGTACTCAGCCAACTATCAACACTTTGGTGCCACAAAAACTTGGTACGGCATTCCTGGGGCTGACGCAGAAGCGTTTGAGGAAGCGATGCGGCAGGCAGTCCCGGAGCTTTTCGAGGGTCAGCctgatcttctcttccaacTAGTAACCTTAATGCCGCCAGATCAGCTCAGAAAGGCTGGTGTTAATGTGTATGCGCTTGATCAACGAGCTGGGCAATTCGTCATCACCTTCCCCCAAGCGTACCACGCAGGATTCAATCATGGCTTTAATTTTAATGAGGCTGTCAACTTTGCACCTGCAGACTGGGAACCTTGGGGTGCAATGGGTGTGGAGCGTCTACAGGATTTCCGGCGACATCCTTGTTTTTCGCATGACGAATTACTTTTAACAGCGGCAGCTCGTGATACATCCATTACAACTGCTAAATGGTTGTCTCCGGCCCTTCAGCGGACCTGCACACGGGAACTTTCTGAGCGAgcttcatttttctctcGACATCGGGAAGTTGCTCCGCACCATTGCACGCTTGGTTCTGAAGATGCCATGGACATTGGTGGTTGCCAGCTGAAGTTCGTagtcgaagatgaggacCTACCTGAAGAAGATTACCAGTGCCAGTGGTGCAAAGCTTATGCTTATCTGACACAATTTCGCTGCCATAAAACCGGGAAAACCGTTTGTTTGTCACATATCGATATGAATGTTTGTTGTGGAGAGCCACTAAAACAAAAGCTACTTGGGCCAGATCACACATTACGGTACCGATTTAGTGATGAGGCTCTGAAGGCCTTGGTGCAAAAAGTTCAGGACCGTGCCAGGATCCCGGAAGCATGGGGTGAGAAGCTCGACAAGACATTGGAAGATGAGCCTAGGCCACAGTTGAAGGTCCTTCATAACCTATTGAGTGAAGGTGAGAAAATCCCATACCATTTGCCTGGTCTCCAAGATCTTGCGGCCTTCGTCCAGCGCTGCGATAAGtgggttgaagaagcaacCAACTATATTACCCGGAAGCAGCAAAACCGGAGGAAAAATGAGAAGGCTTGGCGAAGAAGCAGTTCTAAAGCCGCGCAGCTGGAAGAACGTGATCGTGAAGTTCGCAGAGTAGAAAATATCTACGCCCTTCTTGCAGAGGCTGATAAACTGTCGTTCGACTGTCCACAGATGGCTTCTCTGGAAGAGAAGACCCGCGAGATCGAGAAATTCCGCCAGGACGTTAACGTTGCCCTCATGAACCCCCACATTCGATCGGTCcaggaagttgaagatctggTGGAGTCCGCACGTAATTTCAACGTGGATATCCCCGAGGTTGAAGGACTGGAACATATTCTCCGGCAAATGAAATGGAACGAGGAAGCGCGTCGGAAGCGCGATCAATACCTGACACTCAAGGACTGTCAAGAACTAATTCTGGCTGGTGAGCAGCTGGGTTTGTCGGATACCAACGATCATCTGGTCTACTTTAAGGATCTATGCCGCCATGGTGAGGCCTGGGAAGCTAAAGCCAAAGAATTGATGTCTGTAGAAGCTGTTCACTACCAGCAACTAGAAGCCTTATCTGCCCAGGCTTCTCGTTTCCCTGTCTCCCCTGAGACGCTTTCTGCAGTAGATGCCATATTGACAAAACAGCGTGAAGCGCAGAAAAAAATCCAGTCTCTGTATGAGAGAAGCAAGGATCCGGAATTCAGGAACCGCCCCAAGTACAAGGAAGTCCGCGAACTCATGGAGTCCCTTGAGGAGCTGAACAGCCGGCCAACTGGAGCCATTGACCTGGAACGTGAGCAGAAGCGCCATGAGGATTGGATGAGAAAAGGCAAGAAATTATTCGGAAAGGCAAATGCCCCGCTACATATCTTGAAGTCGCATATGGAATATGTTGAAAAGAGGAACTCGTATTGTTTTGATTTGGAAGACCGCTGTCGACCCCCGGTCGAACCTTCATCGCGAGATAACACCCCCGATGGTTTGTTagacaataataatatcaCACCTAGCATGTGGGGCGGTGGGAAATCACGGAAGCGAGACGTCTTCTGTATTTGCAGACACTCTGAAGCTGGAATGATGATCGAGTGCGAAGTCTGCCACGAGTG GTATCACGGCAAGTGCCTAAAGATTGCGAGGGGCAAAGTCAAAGAATTCGACAAGTATACCTGTCCTATCTGCGATTGGCGCCAAAAAATACCCCGAGATGCGGCTCGTCCAAAGCTAGAAGATCTTCTAGACTGGCAGGCCGAAGTCGCAGGCTTGCCTTTCCAACCTGATGAGGAACAAACCTTGGacaacatcatcaatcaAGCAGTTGGTTTCCGAGACTTCCTCCATGGCTTCACCAACGCCGCATGCACCACGACTGAGGAGGTTCCCACATTGATATTCTATCTCCGAAAGATAGAAGGCGCGGAGGTCTTGTTGGCGTACGAAACCAACTTCTTCCGACAAGAGATCCATAAATGGGCTCCGGTAGCACCAGAACCGCCTCCGATCCTGGAACAGTCTCTGTCGACTCGCAAGCCACGTCCAACAAAACAGCAAAAGATTATGGCACAGCTCGGCGTTGACCGCCCTGAGGATCTCCCTCCTCATTTGCGTACAAAACACCCCAGCCGTAAATCTATTGATTTACAATCGGGCAAGTCTTCCCTGCTTCCTGAATCACAGACTTCGGGCGATGGCTCAAATTCCGATTCAAATCGTGGTGAACCTACATTGGCCCCTATGACTGATGCCCAAAACCCGCCTTATCCTTTCTCTGCCAATTATTCGCTTCCTGCAAGCGATTCTACACCGGCATTTGCTCCTAGCTCTTCTGCTTTCCTGCCACATGTTGCTGCTCACTCCCCTTCATTCCCTGCACGCTCCCCATCTCCAAGTCATGAAGGACTTGATGCATCTCTCTTTAGCTCTCCACGGTTCAATAGGGACCCTGACGACGGACCACCAGGGGTCGATGTTGATAATGAAAACCCCTTTGACAGCAGTCCTCGGCAGAATCTTGACGATGTCTTTGCAGATTTGACAAATCAAGATGCAGAGCCCGAGCCGGAACCAGGGCAAGAGCCAGAGCTCATGGAGAACACACATGCTAATGAGGCTCTGGAAGTACTTGATGCGAGCAATGGGGATCGTTCTGAAACTCCGCAGGACGAGGAGCCACAGGACGATAAGTCCAGTGCGGAAGTCAATGGCGCAGTTGAGGCCGATCGCAGTACAGAGGATTTGTAA
- the arb2 gene encoding conidial pigment biosynthesis oxidase Arb2/brown2: MAPLKTLVALLSANVLTSVLAELVKFEVDLTWAKGSPDGNLRDMIFVNDQFPAPQLTLNQYDDVEFTVNNHMPFNATVHFHGIVQLNTPWSDGVPGLTQKPILPGGTFTYRWTATEYGTYWYHAHARSLMADGLYGAIWINPAPEIPQPFHLISDDEKDIEAMQKAESDPKLVILSDWSHYTSEEYQKIMEESGVDLFCVDSILINGRGRVHCPGADFINSLQTDYLKASIDNLPLTDKGCYPKIYKTQGSFPRNDSKVPPGLESGCVATAGTHEIIEVDPEDGWVSMKFISAAWLKAVIASIDEHPMWIYEVDGHYIEPQLAHTMVMYNGERYSAMIKLDKTPKDYTIRIPDTNADQIIAGFATMRYKGSDQTGESEPYVDYGGLNTTADVIALNESILVPYPSIQLPTAADQLINLTFGRRESAYQWTLEGKQLYDVMANYDDPILYNLTAKENLGDKVTVQTQNGTWVDVLLQVGIMPNTPPIQAPHIIHKHSNKAFIVGEGDGFFNWTSVAEAATERPELFEFERPRLRDTFMVLGLLGPRWMVIRYQVVNPGPFLIHCHIETHLANGMGVALLDGVDEWPEVPPEYAL, translated from the exons ATGGCGCCTTTAAAAACCCTCGTGGCCTTGCTTAGTGCCAATGTGCTTACTTCGGTATTGGCAGAGCTTGTTAAATTCGAGGTGGATCTGACTTGGGCGAAAGGCTCTCCAGACGGCAACCTTCGAGATATGATCTTTGTGAATGATCAATTCCCCGCCCCTCAGTTGACACTGAACCAATATGATGATGTTGAG TTCACGGTGAATAATCATATGCCTTTCAATGCTACCGTTCATTTTCATGGGATAGT ACAACTCAACACCCCATGGTCGGATGGCGTTCCTGGCTTGACGCAGAAGCCTATTTTACCAGGAGGGACCTTTACCTATCGATGGACCGCCACAGAATATGGCACGTATTGGTACCATGCTCACGCCCGTTCCCTGATGGCGGACGGGCTCTACGGAGCTATTTGGATCAA CCCCGCTCCCGAGATCCCACAGCCTTTCCACTTGATATCCGATGATGAAAAGGATATTGAAGCCATGCAAAAAGCAGAGAGTGACCCTAAGCTCGTCATTTTATCGGACTGGTCACACTATACTTCGGAGGAATACCAAAAAATCATGGAGGAGAGTGGGGTAGATCTTTT CTGCGTTGACAGTATTCTGATTAATGGACGAGGGCGCGTACATTGTCCTGGAGCCGATTTTATCAACAGCCTTCAAACGGACTATTTGAAAGCCTCAATTGATAACCTGCCGCTAACAGATAAAGG ATGTTATCCTAAAATCTACAAGACCCAAGGAAGCTTCCCCCGAAACGACTCAAAGGTTCCACCTGGACTAGAGTCAGGCTGCGTCGCCACAGCTGGGACTCATGAAATAATTGAAGTTGACCCGGAGGACGGATGGGTCAGTATGAAATTCATCAGTGCCGCGTGGCTTAAAGCTGTTATCGCATCGATCGACGAGCACCCGATGTGGATCTACGAAGTTGACGGCCATTATATTGAGCCTCAACTCGCACACACTATGGTGATGTACAATGGCGAGCGCTATTCTGCAATGATCAAACTCGACAAGACACCGAAAGACTATACAATTAGAATTCCCGACACAAACGCTGATCAGATCATCGCGGGCTTTGCAACTATGAGATACAAAGGCAGTGATCAAACTGGGGAATCCGAGCCCTATGTTGATTATGGCGGATTAAACACAACCGCTGACGTGATCGCCTTGAACGAGAGTATTTTGGTACCGTACCCAAGCATCCAGCTTCCGACAGCTGCCGACCAGCTGATCAACCTCACCTTTGGTCGGCGGGAGTCGGCGTATCAGTGGACACTTGAAGGGAAGCAGTTGTATGACGTGATGGCCAACTACGACGATCCGATCCTCTACAACCTGACTGCGAAGGAGAACTTGGGCGATAAGGTTACCGTTCAAACCCAGAATGGAACTTGGGTTGATGTTTTACTTCAGGTGGGTATAATGCCGAACACCCCACCTATTCAGGCGCCCCATATCATTCACAAGCACTCAAACAAAGCCTTCATCGTCGGGGAAGGCGATGGGTTCTTCAACTGGACGAGTGTCGCCGAAGCAGCCACGGAAAGACCGGAGCTCTTCGAATTTGAGCGACCGCGATTGCGGGATACTTTTATGGTACTGGGTCTTCTTGGTCCCAGATGGATGGTCATTCGGTACCAAGTAGTTAACCCAGGTCCTTTCCTCATCCATTGCCATATTGAAACACATCTAGCCAATGGTATGGGGGTTGCTTTACTTGATGGCGTCGACGAATGGCCGGAGGTTCCACCGGAATATGCTCTTTga
- a CDS encoding putative 1-aminocyclopropane-1-carboxylate deaminase: protein MSFSLPETFAKLPRYPLLYPYPSPIHPLPALTRHLNHNPRSAPAVSLFAKREDHSSPFACAGNKYRKLEYIVPDILSNSSLHGPGERSEAKATTTLVTEGAIQSNHTVQVASVARRLGLEAIVILHKATGGGLTASSDKDVFLRTGNVQIARLLGAEVRMLEDSSTVDNSDPITPILEGLRAQGKVPYWIPSGASLHPLGGLGYARCAFEIAAQEKEQLGENGRFDYVFVACGSGSTVGGLIAGFKLLQKIEAQRQDENAERVIGRKVIGILNSPTKPREYHEGRVLNFARRAAYLIGLDPERDVTPEDVQLDDRFAGTAYGELDQTSKKTLAFLAQEEGVIVDPVYTVKVMRGVMHWVQEGELIRDWSRRLESSPSEGRVNALFIHTGGQSALSAYADIE, encoded by the coding sequence ATgtccttctctctcccagAAACCTTCGCAAAGCTCCCCAGATACCCTCTTCTATATCCCTACCCCTCTCCCattcatcctctcccagcACTAACCAGACACCTCAATCACAACCCCAGATCCGCCCCCGCAGTCTCCCTCTTCGCAAAGCGCGAAGACCACTCCTCCCCATTCGCCTGTGCAGGCAACAAGTACCGCAAACTCGAGTATATTGTCCCTGACATCCTGTCTAATTCAAGTTTGCATGGACCCGGAGAAAGATCAGAAGCAAAGGCTACCACCACCCTGGTGACCGAGGGTGCTATCCAAAGCAATCATACAGTGCAAGTCGCCTCGGTAGCGCGACGACTCGGACTCGAAGCAATTGTTATTCTCCATAAAGCTACAGGAGGCGGTTTAACTGCCAGTTCAGATAAGGATGTTTTTCTACGCACGGGTAACGTGCAAATTGCCCGGCTTCTAGGAGCGGAGGTGCGGATGCTCGAGGATAGTTCGACGGTGGATAACAGTGACCCGATTACGCCTATTCTGGAGGGATTGCGTGCTCAGGGGAAGGTGCCCTACTGGATTCCTTCGGGGGCTAGTTTGCATCCCTTGGGTGGGCTGGGGTATGCGCGGTGCGCATTTGAAATTGCGGCGCAGGAAAAGGAGCAACTGGGAGAAAATGGCCGGTTCGATTATGTATTTGTTGCGTGTGGGAGTGGAAGTACCGTGGGAGGCTTGATTGCGGGGTTCAAATTACTGCAGAAAATCGAGGCACAGCGACAGGATGAAAATGCAGAGAGGGTTATTGGTCGTAAGGTCATCGGGATCTTGAATTCCCCTACCAAGCCGCGAGAATATCATGAAGGTCGAGTGCTCAACTTTGCCCGGCGTGCGGCATATCTCATTGGACTGGACCCTGAGCGGGACGTCACACCGGAAGATGTCCAGTTAGACGATCGGTTTGCTGGCACAGCCTACGGAGAACTGGACCAGACATCCAAGAAGACCCTGGCATTTCTAGCGCAGGAAGAAGGGGTCATCGTTGATCCTGTGTACACAGTCAAGGTTATGAGAGGCGTAATGCACTGGGTACAGGAGGGCGAACTCATCAGAGACTGGTCACGCCGCCTTGAGAGCTCGCCCAGCGAAGGTCGAGTAAATGCACTATTTATCCACACCGGTGGGCAGTCGGCCCTAAGTGCGTATGCAGACATCGAGTGA